AGGGGGGCATGACGACAACGGCATTCATCACGCATCGCGAGTGCTGGCTGCATGATATGGGTACCTTCCATCCGGAGTGCCCAGACCGCCTGTCGGCGATCAACGACCGACTGATTGCAGCGGGGCTGGATCTATATCTTTCGTTTTACGACGCGCCGTACGCCACCGAAGAGCAGGTGACGCGCGTGCATCCCGCTTCGTACCTCGGCGAGTTGATGGCGAATGTGCCCGAGCACGGCATCCGTCACCTCGACCCCGACACCGCGATGAGCCCGAACACGATGAAGGCCGCGTTGCGCTCGGCGGGTGCCGGCGTGCTGGCGACTGATCTGGTACTGAAGGGCGAGGTCGAGAGCGCGTTTTGCGCCGTGCGGCCGCCCGGGCATCACGCCGAGAAGGCGAAGGCCATGGGGTTCTGCTTCCTCAACAATGTCGCCATCGCGGCGCGACACGCACTGGAGGCCCACGGACTCGAACGCGTGGCCATTGTCGATTTCGACGTCCATCACGGCAATGGCACCGAGGACATCTTCCGCGACGATCCGCGCGTGATGATGGTCAGCATCTTCCAGCATCCGTTCTACCCCTATTCCGGCGTGGAGAATCCGCCCGCGCACATGTGCAACGTGCCGGTGCCGGCCGGTACGCGCGGCGACGCCTTCAGGCAGATCGTCAGCGACATCTGGGTGCCGGCGCTGCGCAACCACAACCCCCAGGCCATCTTCGTGTCGGCCGGGTTCGACGCCCACTACGAAGACGACATGGGCTCGCTCGGCCTGGTCGAGTCGGACTATGTGTGGGCAACGCAGCAGATCAAGAGCGTGGCGGAGGACTGCGGCCACAAGCGCGTCATCTCGGTGCTCGAAGGCGGCTATTCGCTCTCGTCGCTGGCGCGTTCGGTGGTTGCGCACATCAAGGCGCTGGCCGATCTGTAACCCGTCGACGCCCCCGCAACGGGGCGCGCCCGGGTTTGCCGATAGCGCCCATGTCCGACTTTCGGCGATCGGTTAGAATCGTCGCTTTATCGTAACGGCCAACCCCATGATTACCGGATCGATTGTCGCCATCGTCACGCCGATGCACGAGGATGGCAGCCTTGATTTTCCCCGTCTGCGCAGCCTGATCGACTGGCACGTCGCGGAAGGAACGGACGGCATCGTGATCG
Above is a window of Azoarcus olearius DNA encoding:
- a CDS encoding histone deacetylase family protein, whose product is MTTTAFITHRECWLHDMGTFHPECPDRLSAINDRLIAAGLDLYLSFYDAPYATEEQVTRVHPASYLGELMANVPEHGIRHLDPDTAMSPNTMKAALRSAGAGVLATDLVLKGEVESAFCAVRPPGHHAEKAKAMGFCFLNNVAIAARHALEAHGLERVAIVDFDVHHGNGTEDIFRDDPRVMMVSIFQHPFYPYSGVENPPAHMCNVPVPAGTRGDAFRQIVSDIWVPALRNHNPQAIFVSAGFDAHYEDDMGSLGLVESDYVWATQQIKSVAEDCGHKRVISVLEGGYSLSSLARSVVAHIKALADL